The DNA segment TCGATGACGACCGCGATGTTGAACGAGCGCCCGCTCTGCGTGCTGCGCCCGCGCGCGACGACCCGCGCCCGCGACTCGCTCGCCGGTGCGCCGACCGCCCCTTCGTGCGGATGCGCGGGGAAGAATTCGATCGCGCCGTTCGGTGCGCGATCGGAGCGAAAGATCTCGTGCACCGGTTCGATCAGTTCGACGCGCTGATAATTGCCGTTCGATCCCGAGTGATAGTTGGGCCACGGAATGTCGGGGTCGTCCTGATCGTCCTGCGCGCGGCGCGCCGGCTCTTCCTCGGGGTTGAAGTTGTGAAAGTGATTGACCACCCCGAGCAGACCGAGTTTGCGGATCGAGGCGCCCAGGTCGGCATGATCGCGCGCGGTCAACACGCCGCCGCCGGCATCGCGAAATGCGATGATGCCGGCGACGTCGTTGTCGCTCAGGCCGTCGCCCGTGTCGACGCCCATCAACCAGAGTTGATCGAACGAGGCGCGCGCGAGCGTCGAAAGCACCGGATCGTCGCTGCCGGCGTCGGGCTCGCGATTGCGGGCGGTGACCGCATGGCCGGCGCGCGCCAGCTCATCGCGCAGGAGCGAGAAGCGGCCGACGTGCCAATCGTCCGCGGCGTAGGGAATCGTGGTCTGTAGCAGTATGCGGGCCATACCACGAACGCTACGCCGCGCTGCGCCTTTGCGCAAGCCTCGGAGGTTTCCGCATGCCCGTTCCGATGGAAGTTCAGTCGACGATCGCGCAGCGCTACGCGCAGCTCGGCAACGCCGTCACGCACGATCCGACGCAAGAGGCAAGCGTGCTCGCTCCGCACTTCAAAGATCGCGCGCGCATGAAGCTCGCGACGTTCGAATACGATCCGCTCACTGTCTTGGTGCGCAAGATCGTTCTGCACGGCAACCGCCTCGAGGTCTATGCCGAGTATGTCGGCATCCATGGCCACAGCACGAACACGATCGACCGCTGGATAAAAATCGCCGGCGAATGGCGATTACTCGACCGCAATTAGTAACGCAGACGACAAAGCTTCAGCCTTACTATTAAGCCCGTGCGGGGGTGCATCGAACGTCACAGCGTGAGCGAAGCGAGCCCAGGGGGCGAGCGCAGCCACGACGGCTTTAAACGACAAAGCTTCAGCTTTGGCGGATAAAGCCCGCGGAGGGGGAGGGATTCGAACCCTCGAGACGCTTATCACGTCTGCTCGCTTTCCAAGCGAGTGCCTTCAACCGCTCGACCACCCCTCCGTAAAGCGAGAGGCTCCTTTCGGAGCCTCTCGTCGATTGGCATCGGCCGAACCAGAGTCCTGGTGTTTCTTAGAACGAGGCTGAGGTCGGCGTAGGCGTCGGCGATGGCGATGCCGTCGGCGCGCTGCCCGCGTTCCACTGTGCCACGAAGAACGCGTAGAAATGTCCGAACTGGAAGTTTGTCGTGGATTCGTCGGGATAGAATGTCCACTCGCCGTTCGCCGTCGTCGCCGGGCCGCTGAGTGTGTCCACGCTCAGGTCTAAGAAGCCGATATCGATTTTGACGATGTACAGGCCGGCCGCCTGCGACGAAGACGCGCGCGTGACGCTGAAGGAACTCGAAACCGGTTCCGGCGTGACAGTCGGCGTCGGTGTCGGGCTGGGCGTGGCGGTCGCGGAACTCGACGAGCACACCGCAAGCGTCGTGGTGGGAACCGTCAGCGAGAGATTCCGGAGCGAGACGTACCACGGCGCGCGAAAGATATCGGGATCGCAGCGGCTCGTCCATTCGCTGAAATCAAGCTTGTCGTTGGTAGTCAGCGATGTGACGAGCGTGTAGTAACCGGGCTTGCCGCGCGAGTCGGTTGCGGGAACACGGCTGCCGACCGAAAGCGATGGGCGGACCTCGCCCTTCTCCGCGCTGGTCGCGGCGCGGAAGTTCGTCAATTGGCCGGGGTCGCTGCCGGAGCCGAGCGACGGGGTCGGTGACTGGCCGGAGCCGCCTGAGCAGGCGTACACGAGGGCCGTCAGGGCAATCAGCGCTCCGAACGCGCGAGAGGCACGAACAGACATAGATAAACCCCCCGAGAAAGTAGCAGTCGACCGTTAAATTATGGCTCTTTTTAGCGCCCGCCTGCCAAGAGGGCTGTGAATTCACCGGCGGGCAGCGCGCGCCCGAACAAGAAGCCTTGAGCGAACTCACATCCGCAGTCGGCGAGGAAGTCCGCCTGGTCCTGGGTCTCGACGCCCTCCGCCTGAACCGAGAGGCCGAGCGCGTGCGCCATCGCGATGATCGCGGAAACGATCGCGACGTCGTTGGTATCGTCGGGGATGTCGCGCACGAACGACTTGTCGATTTTGAGCTTGTCGATCGGAAAGCGCTTGAGGTAGGAGAGCGAGGAGTACCCCGTCCCAAAATCGTCGAGCGCAAGCGCAAGACCGAGCCCTTTGAGTTGACGCATGATCCCGATCGAATCCTCGGCGTTGTGCATGGCAACGCTTTCGGTGATTTCGAACTCGAGTGTGTTGTGACGCAAGTGCGCGCTGCGTACCGCTTCCTCAATGCTCTTGGCCAAGTTGTGATGGAGAAATTGGCGGCCCGAGAGATTCACGGCCAAGTGAAGATCGCGCGCGTGTTCGCCCTGCCAGCGGCTGACTTGATCGATCGCGGTGCGCATCACCCACTCGCCGAGCTGCACGATGAATCCCGAGGTTTCGGCCTGCGTGATGAAGGTTTCGGGCGATGCAAAGGTCGCGTCGCGCTGCGGCCACCGGCACAGCGCTTCCATCCCATGGATCGCCCCGTCAGCCAAGCGAACAACCGGTTGGTAGAAGATCTGGAACTCCCCATAGCTCAGCGCGTTGGAGAGGCGCTGGTGCATCGGGAGTCGGTAGCTCACCGGCTCAGACCCCCGCGGGATGCCAGATCGTCTTGATTTCGCAGAAGTCGCCGATGTCGCCCAGACTCTGGGCGCTCGAGGCAAACCATTCGTCGCGCGAACGCATCGGATAGAGCCGTACGCGTTTCACGTTTTCCGCCGATTCCCGTTCGACCGTGTCGCGCAGCTGCGGATCGCCGCGCGGCACGACGATCGCGTTCACGTCCATGTGCTTGGCCATGACCGGGGCGATCTCGTTCCGATAGCCGGTAAGCACGTTGACCACGCCCGCCGGAAGATCGCTGGTCGCAAGTGCCTCGGCGAAGACGACCGCCGTGCGCGGATCGAATTCCGAGGCGAGAGCGACGACCGCGTTGCCGGCGACGACCGGCGGCAGCAGCACCGAGATCAGACCCAGCAGAGCGGGACGGTCCGGTGCGCACACGACCACCACGCCCATCGGTTCCGCGGTCGAGAAATTGAAATGCGGGCCGGCGACCGGGTTGCGCGTCGAGAGCAGAGCTGCGTACTTATCGCACCAACCGGCGTACCACACGGTACGGTCGATCGCCGCGGTGACTTCGCGTTCGGCCTCGGCTTCCGAGCACTCCGCGCCTTCCCGCACGCGCTCGGTCAGCTCGTCGCGGCGCGCTTCCATCATCTCGGCCAAGCGATAGAGAACCAGTCCGCGCGTACTCGGCGCGGTTTTCCACCACCCCGGCTGCGCAGCGCGCGCGGCAACGACCGCGTCGCGCGCGTCCTTGCGCGATGCGCGCGCAATGTTCGCACCAAATTCTTTTCCGTCCCACAACGGATCGCTGCGGCCGGATTCCGAGCGTACAAACGCGCCATTGATGTAGAGTTTGTACATTTTGCGGACAGAGAGCCGCACGTCGCCGTTCTTGGACATTGCGAAGGACCGGGTACGACGCAAGGGAGGGCGAGCCCTCGGGCGAAGCTGCGGCCCATGGTCTCCCCCAGTTCCCTTGGACGCGTCGTCGTCGCCGAACCGTTTGACGAACGCGGTCTTGCAGTCTTGCGCGAGGCCGGCGCGGAGGTAATTTCCCTCGTCGGCAGACCGCGTGAGGCCCTCTTTGAAGCGCTTCACGAAGCGCGCGGGCTGATCGTGCGCTCGGAAACACGCGTCGATGCGGCGTTGCTCGATTCGGCGCCGCGCCTCGAGGTCGTCGCGCGCGCGGGCGTGGGCGTCGATGCGATCGACGTGGAGGCCGCCACCGCCGCCGGCATCGTCGTGGTCAATACGCCAAGCGCGAACACGCTCGCCGCGACCGAACACACCTTCGCGCTCTTGCTCGCCGCGATGCGTCACGTGCCGCAGGCACACGCGGGCGTCCACGCGGGGCGCTGGGAACGCAAACCCTTCGTGGGGCATGAGCTGCACGGTAAGATGCTCGGTATCATCGGGCTCGGCCGCATCGGCAGCAACGTCGCTTCGCGTGCCGCGGCATTCGGGATGCGCGTAGTCGCGCACGATCCGTATCTCACCGCATCGCGCGCCCGCGCGTTGAACGTGGAGCTGTGCGCGCTCGACGATCTCCTCGAACGCTCGCAGGTGATCACGTTGCACGTTCCACTGACCGCGCAGACGCGCGGCATGATCGACCGGCGCGCGCTTTCGCGCATGCGCGACGACGCCGTGCTGGTGAACTGTGCCCGGGGCGGCGTGATCGACGCCGATGCATTGCTCGAAGCGCTCGAGCGTGGGCGGTTACGCGCGGTTGCGATCGACGTAGTTCCGCAAGAACCGCCGCCGCCGGACTCCGCTTCGGCGCGTTTGCTTACCCACGACCGCGTGGTCGCGACGCCGCATCTGGGCGGATCGACCTACGAAGCTCTCGAGCGGATCGCGCTCGAACTCGCCGTCGACGTCGTGCGCGTGCTAGGGGGCCGTCCGGCCAGCGGCGCGGTCAACGCCCCGATTCTCCACGGGGCCGACGCGGAACGCGCGAGCGCCTTCGTCGATCTCGCGCACCGGCTGGGCGCAGCCGTGCCGCAGCTCTTCGACGATCCGCTGCGACACGAAATCGCGCTAGTCTTGCAAGGCGAACTCGAATCGGTGGAGGCCGAACCCTTTGCCGGTGCGCTGTTGGCCGGTGCGCTGCCGCTCATAACCGACCGGCGCGTCACGCTGGTCAACGCTGCGGCAATCGCGCGCGAGATCGGCGTAAGCACGGTGATATCGCGCGAACCGGACGCATCGCCGTTCCGGGCCGCGTTGGTCGTGGCGGCCGGCGATCACCGCATCGTGGGCACCGTATTGCCGCACGGCCCGCGCATCGTCGAGATCGACGGATTCGAGATCGACGCGGTGGCCGACGGAACGATGCTGGTCACGCATCATCGCGACGTACCGGGCATGGTCGGCCGCATCGGTACGATTTTAGGCGAGGAGAACGTGAATATTTCCACCATGCAGGTGGCGCGCACCACGCGCGGCGGCGGCGCGATGATGGTACTGGAAGTCGACCGCGAAATCGATCGGGCAGTGCTCGAACGAATCGCGCAGGTCGAAGGCATGGCGTCGGTGCGCCTCGTTCGTCTGTGATCCTTCGACAAGCTCAGGATCATAAGGAATGATCTACATTGCGCGGCACGGTGAGTCCGATTGGAATCGCGAGGGGCGCTATCAAGGCCAGCGTGAGTCGCATCTGACGGAAGTTGGGATCGCACAAGCGCGCGCACTCGCGGACGCGCTCGCGGATTCCGAAATCACGCGTATCATTGCAAGCCCGCTCGCTCGCTGCGTCGATACGGCACGGCCTCTGACCGAGAGACTCGGCCTTTCGCTCGAGCAGGATCGCGATCTGATCGAGATCGCGCACGGCGCGTGGGAGGGACGGCTGCGGGCCGACATCGTTCGCGAGGATCCCGAGGCATTGCGGACGTGGCGCGAACATCCCGAACGCGCGCGCTTCGAGGGCGGCGAGACTCTTGCCGACGTGGAGCGCCGCTGGCTCGCGTTCGTCGCGCGGCTCGGACGCGCGGACAACGTCGCGATCGTCACCCACGACGTGCTGGTTCGCGTGGCGATTCTCACCGCGATGCATCGACCGCTCGCGCGGTTATGGGAGCCGCGTGTGCTCAACGGCGGTTACGCCGCCTTTCGCGGCGGCGGCTCGTGGGAGCTGCTCGAGGAATGCGCCGACGAGCATTTACGTGGTCTCGCCGTGGACACTGCGACGCAAGCGCTGTAAGTAACCTCATGGAACTGATTCTCGTGCGCCACGGCCAGACCGAATGGAACGCATCGCACCGTTTTCAAGGACATACCGACGTGCCGCTCTCGGCCAGGGGACGCGGACAAGCGAGCGCGCTGGCCGATGCACTGCGCAATATGCCGTTCACGCATGTGTACGCGAGCGACCTCGTGCGCGCACTGGAAACGGCGCGCGCGATCGCGGCGCCGCACGGGCTCCGCGTGGCGACCGATGCACGGCTGCGCGAATTCGATTTCGGCGCGTGGGAAGGGCTGACGTGGGCGCAGATCGTCGCGCGCGAGCCGGAACTCGGCGAGCGTGCTCCAACCCAGGCACGGCTCTACGCGCCGACCGGCGGCGAGCGCTTCGATCAGGTGGTCGAACGCGTGCGTTTCTTCTTTGACGAGATGCTGCCGGGCGTTGGGCCGCGCGCCTATGTGCTGATCGTGATGCACGCGGGCACGCTGCACGCCGCGATCGAGGTGTTGCGGCCGCAGGGTGTCGATCCGCTGGGAATTTCTTTCGCGCCCGCCGGCATCACGCGCCTGACGATGGAAGAGGGGCGCTGGCGGATAATCACCTGAACGATGTCGACCATATCGATTCCCCCGCTTGACGGCAACGCGGCTCGGGCCGCGCGCGAGCGTATCGATCAACTCACCAAGCCGATCGGCAGCCTCGGACGCATCGAGGAACTCGCCGAGCGGCTCGCCGCGATTCACGGCGATCAGCCGCCGGTCTACCAGCGCCGCGCGGTTCTGGTCGGCGCCGGCGACCACGGCGTAACCGCGGAAGGCGTGAGCGCGTACCCGAGCGAGGTGACGCCGCAGATGATCGGCGCCTTCCTGGGCGGCTTCGCGGCGATCAATGCCTTTGCTCGGGTTGCGAAAGCCGAGGTGTTCGTCGTGAATTTCGGCGTCGCCGGCGATTTGCCCGAACACGAGCGGTTGCTCGGCGTCGCGATCGGGCGCGGCACGCGCAATTTTGCGCGCGAAGCGGCAATGGATTCGCTCGACGTCGATCGCGCGCTGCAAGCCGGCGCGCGGGCGTTGGAAACCGTGATTGCGCGCGTCGACCCGCAGATCGTCGCGCTCGGCGAGATGGGCATCGGCAACACGACCAGCGCGGCCGCGATCATTTGCGCGATCACGGGCGTTGCGCCCGAGGACGTCGTGGGACGCGGCACCGGGCTCGATGACGAGGGACTGCGGCGCAAGATCGCCGTCGTCGCGTCGGCGCTGGCGCGCCTGCGCTCGAAACAGTGGCGAACGATCGCAAGCGAAGTGGGCGGATTCGAGATCGTCGGGCTGGCGGGCGTGCTGCTGGCCGCGGCGCAGCGCCGGATCCCGGTTCTGCTCGACGGGTTTATCGTGGCGGCGGCTGCGCTGCTTGCGCAGGCGATCGCCCCCGAGGCAATCGGCTATTGCATCGCGGCGCACCGTTCGCGCGAACTCGGGCACGCGGTCGCGCTGCGCCATCTCGGTCTGGTTCCGCTGCTCGATCTCGATCTGCGTTTAGGTGAAGGCAGCGGTGCGGCACTTGCGATGCCGCTGTGCGAAGCGGCGGCGCGGATGGTGCGCGAGATGAAAACCTTCGCGCAAGCGGGCGTTGCAACAGCGACCGAACCGATCGAAGCTTGAGACTGTTGCGCGCCTTCGGCGCGGCGTTTTCGTATTTTTCGATCCTGCCCGGCCCGTCGTACGACGGCGCAGCGGACGACGATGCGATCGCATTCTTGCCGTTTGTCGGTCTTCTCATCGGCGCGCTCGCCGGATTGGGCG comes from the Candidatus Baltobacteraceae bacterium genome and includes:
- the serA gene encoding phosphoglycerate dehydrogenase — encoded protein: MVSPSSLGRVVVAEPFDERGLAVLREAGAEVISLVGRPREALFEALHEARGLIVRSETRVDAALLDSAPRLEVVARAGVGVDAIDVEAATAAGIVVVNTPSANTLAATEHTFALLLAAMRHVPQAHAGVHAGRWERKPFVGHELHGKMLGIIGLGRIGSNVASRAAAFGMRVVAHDPYLTASRARALNVELCALDDLLERSQVITLHVPLTAQTRGMIDRRALSRMRDDAVLVNCARGGVIDADALLEALERGRLRAVAIDVVPQEPPPPDSASARLLTHDRVVATPHLGGSTYEALERIALELAVDVVRVLGGRPASGAVNAPILHGADAERASAFVDLAHRLGAAVPQLFDDPLRHEIALVLQGELESVEAEPFAGALLAGALPLITDRRVTLVNAAAIAREIGVSTVISREPDASPFRAALVVAAGDHRIVGTVLPHGPRIVEIDGFEIDAVADGTMLVTHHRDVPGMVGRIGTILGEENVNISTMQVARTTRGGGAMMVLEVDREIDRAVLERIAQVEGMASVRLVRL
- a CDS encoding histidine phosphatase family protein, with product MIYIARHGESDWNREGRYQGQRESHLTEVGIAQARALADALADSEITRIIASPLARCVDTARPLTERLGLSLEQDRDLIEIAHGAWEGRLRADIVREDPEALRTWREHPERARFEGGETLADVERRWLAFVARLGRADNVAIVTHDVLVRVAILTAMHRPLARLWEPRVLNGGYAAFRGGGSWELLEECADEHLRGLAVDTATQAL
- a CDS encoding aldehyde dehydrogenase family protein; amino-acid sequence: MRLSVRKMYKLYINGAFVRSESGRSDPLWDGKEFGANIARASRKDARDAVVAARAAQPGWWKTAPSTRGLVLYRLAEMMEARRDELTERVREGAECSEAEAEREVTAAIDRTVWYAGWCDKYAALLSTRNPVAGPHFNFSTAEPMGVVVVCAPDRPALLGLISVLLPPVVAGNAVVALASEFDPRTAVVFAEALATSDLPAGVVNVLTGYRNEIAPVMAKHMDVNAIVVPRGDPQLRDTVERESAENVKRVRLYPMRSRDEWFASSAQSLGDIGDFCEIKTIWHPAGV
- the cobT gene encoding nicotinate-nucleotide--dimethylbenzimidazole phosphoribosyltransferase; its protein translation is MSTISIPPLDGNAARAARERIDQLTKPIGSLGRIEELAERLAAIHGDQPPVYQRRAVLVGAGDHGVTAEGVSAYPSEVTPQMIGAFLGGFAAINAFARVAKAEVFVVNFGVAGDLPEHERLLGVAIGRGTRNFAREAAMDSLDVDRALQAGARALETVIARVDPQIVALGEMGIGNTTSAAAIICAITGVAPEDVVGRGTGLDDEGLRRKIAVVASALARLRSKQWRTIASEVGGFEIVGLAGVLLAAAQRRIPVLLDGFIVAAAALLAQAIAPEAIGYCIAAHRSRELGHAVALRHLGLVPLLDLDLRLGEGSGAALAMPLCEAAARMVREMKTFAQAGVATATEPIEA
- a CDS encoding histidine phosphatase family protein — encoded protein: MELILVRHGQTEWNASHRFQGHTDVPLSARGRGQASALADALRNMPFTHVYASDLVRALETARAIAAPHGLRVATDARLREFDFGAWEGLTWAQIVAREPELGERAPTQARLYAPTGGERFDQVVERVRFFFDEMLPGVGPRAYVLIVMHAGTLHAAIEVLRPQGVDPLGISFAPAGITRLTMEEGRWRIIT
- a CDS encoding EAL domain-containing protein, giving the protein MSYRLPMHQRLSNALSYGEFQIFYQPVVRLADGAIHGMEALCRWPQRDATFASPETFITQAETSGFIVQLGEWVMRTAIDQVSRWQGEHARDLHLAVNLSGRQFLHHNLAKSIEEAVRSAHLRHNTLEFEITESVAMHNAEDSIGIMRQLKGLGLALALDDFGTGYSSLSYLKRFPIDKLKIDKSFVRDIPDDTNDVAIVSAIIAMAHALGLSVQAEGVETQDQADFLADCGCEFAQGFLFGRALPAGEFTALLAGGR